ACTTTGTGGGGCTCGAGGGCGGCTTCATGGCTTTATCAGTATTAGCCAGTCAACATGACTGGCCGCGTGGCGCAGGCCTGTATCAAAACATGAAGAACCCGTTCTTTAATCAAAAAATGATTGAGTGGAGAAATCGTTTTGGCGGCAAGCCAATCGAAAGGCAAAGTCGCTTGCGTGATCTCATTTGCGAAATTCAAACGGGGAACTTTATTTTTATTGCCCCAGATATCGACTTGGGTCCGCGTGACTCAGTCTTTGTTCCTTTTTTTGGCGTACAAACCAACACCATCACCTCAGTGTCTCGCCTAGCAAGGCTCAGCGGGGCTGAGGTCTGCCTGATGACAACTACGCTAAACAAAGATCGCAAGGGCTACACCTGTCACATCAGCGAACCTCTGCCAAACTTTCCGAGCGATGACGTAGAAAAAGATACTGCGCGCTTAAATCAATACATCGAAGAACTTGTTCACGAAAGACCGGCAGAGTACTATTGGGTACACAAGCGCTTTAAACATAGATCGCCTGGCGAGCCCAGTCTTTACGATTAAATGGAAATATTTTGAGCGCCAATACAAGCAACCCAGTACGCAAGCTGCGCTTCACCAAAATGCATGGTGCTGGCAATGACTTCATTGTGCTCAGTGGAATCGATCAAGATCTTAGTGGCATTACGCGCGAGCAATGGCAAACATTGGCTCACCGTCAATTTGGCATTGGCGCAGATCAAATTCTTTTGGTAGAAAAAGCAACGCGTGCAGACGCTGATTTTCGCTATCGCATTTTT
Above is a window of Polynucleobacter necessarius DNA encoding:
- a CDS encoding lipid A biosynthesis acyltransferase, giving the protein MPYTITVHVGYGLGWLAAHIPNGRSRVVKTNLRLCFPNLSEKEIDELAIEHWKLFGRSVLERSCIWLGSGKQITDIVTIESTLTLGNRKPRLLINPHFVGLEGGFMALSVLASQHDWPRGAGLYQNMKNPFFNQKMIEWRNRFGGKPIERQSRLRDLICEIQTGNFIFIAPDIDLGPRDSVFVPFFGVQTNTITSVSRLARLSGAEVCLMTTTLNKDRKGYTCHISEPLPNFPSDDVEKDTARLNQYIEELVHERPAEYYWVHKRFKHRSPGEPSLYD